The following are encoded together in the Penaeus vannamei isolate JL-2024 unplaced genomic scaffold, ASM4276789v1 unanchor5238, whole genome shotgun sequence genome:
- the LOC138861402 gene encoding golgin subfamily A member 6-like protein 2 has translation MRVSLGTAVCWYSCDIGNSGWYPFEVVGSPVVKTSHLVPCLPLNPAHRQCFAFEGENVGFEGEYVGFEGENVGFEGENVGFEGENVGFEGENVGFEGENVGFEGENVGFEGENVGFEGENVGFEGENVGFGGENVSFKGENVGFGGENVGFEGENVGFEGENVGFEGENVGFGGENVAFEGENVAFEGENVGFEGDNVDFEGENVAFEGENVGFEGDNVDFEGENVAFEGENVAFEGDNVAFERENVAFEGENVAFEGDNVGFEGENVGFEGENVGFEGENVGFEGENVGFEGDNVGFEGDNVGFEGENVGFEGENGFGGENVSFKGENVGFGGENVGFGGENVAFEGENVGFEGENVAFEGENGK, from the exons ATGAGGGTATCACTGGGAACAGCAGTCTGTTGGTACTCCTGTGATATTGGTAACTCTGGCTGGTACCCTTTTGAAGTGGTTGGTAGCCCTGTGGTAAAGACTAGTCATTTGGTACCCT GTCTCCCTCTTAATCCTGCTCATAGACAATGCTTTGCTTTTGAGGGAGAAAATGTTGGTTTTGAGGGAGAATATGTTGGTTTTGAGGGAGAAAATGTTGGTTTTGAGGGAGAAAATGTTGGTTTTGAGGGAGAAAATGTTGGTTTTGAGGGAGAAAATGTTGGTTTTGAGGGAGAAAATGTTGGTTTTGAGGGAGAAAATGTTGGTTTTGAGGGAGAAAATGTTGGTTTTGAGGGAGAAAATGTTGGTTTTGAGGGAGAAAATGTTGGTTTTGGGGGAGAAAATGTTAGTTTTAAGGGAGAAAATGTTGGTTTTGGGGGAGAAAATGTTGGTTTTGAGGGAGAAAATGTTGGTTTTGAGGGAGAAAATGTTGGTTTTGAGGGAGAAAATGTTGGTTTTGGGGGAGAAAATGTTGCTTTTGAGGGAGAAAATGTTGCTTTTGAGGGAGAAAATGTTGGTTTTGAGGGAGACAATGTTGATTTTGAGGGAGAAAATGTTGCTTTTGAGGGAGAAAATGTTGGTTTTGAGGGAGACAATGTTGATTTTGAGGGAGAAAATGTTGCTTTTGAGGGAGAAAATGTTGCTTTTGAGGGAGACAATGTTGCttttgagagagaaaatgttGCTTTTGAGGGAGAAAATGTTGCTTTTGAGGGAGACAATGTTGGTTTTGAGGGAGAAAATGTTGGTTTTGAGGGAGAAAATGTTGGTTTTGAGGGAGAAAATGTTGGTTTTGAGGGAGAAAATGTTGGTTTTGAGGGAGACAATGTTGGTTTTGAGGGAGACAATGTTGGTTTTGAGGGAGAAAATGTTGGTTTTGAGGGAGAAAATGGTTTTGGGGGAGAAAATGTTAGTTTTAAGGGAGAAAATGTTGGTTTTGGGGGAGAAAATGTTGGTTTTGGGGGAGAAAATGTTGCTTTTGAGGGAGAAAATGTTGGTTTTGAGGGAGAAAATGTTGCTTTTGAGGGAGAAAATGGTAAATAG